Below is a genomic region from Fusarium oxysporum f. sp. lycopersici 4287 chromosome 12, whole genome shotgun sequence.
GCGCAGCGTTATTGCAACAACTTTGTCTAAGCTAACCAATGTCAACGATCTGCACGTTTTTAACATGCTAGCTCTAAGCGTACCAGTAGATGCACCACCAAGCTTTAATCTTCATCTCTATCTCGTAAGTCCCATCGTTAGTGAGACGGTGAAAGCCGTTGAATATTGCAAAGCGCATAGCAACACCAACGATATGCACGACTCGTTCTGTGCTCTCGCCGTGAAGCTCATGGAAGGCGTGGAGAAGCATGACCTGGAGACAAGCAAGTGGttttaaaaaaaaatcaGATATTATGTTCTGTTCTTGGAAGATGAGCCCCAGCTGTTGGCGAGTCCTGTTGTCTGACCACGCATGCTGTAAGATTGCACCGTTGGCAAATATCTGTTTATGTTGGTGAGTTTGAGATGGGGAAGTAGATAGAGTACGCACCAGTTTCAACAAACATGTGGACCAGGCATTATTGCCACAGGTAGCTATCTCGCCTGCTTTCCATTTTATATACGCTGTGCTGCATTCCTCGACGTCGAGGAATGGGTAACGGGGGTGGATGATCTCAAAGTAAGTCTGAAAGAAGGAGGCGCCCTCACGGACTGAAATATCGGTCACGACAGCGGCCATAGAGGGATCAAGAGAGCGCGTAGTGTCTGTTGAGTAGTTGGCTTCGTCCGCAGGCGGTTGCTGGGAGATGGAGAACAGGTTGTCGGCTTGGAATGTTGAGAGGTCGAATGAGTTCCCTTGACTGGGCACAGACGGCATATAAAAGGCGTCAAGATGACCAGTAAAGCCCTGTAAATCTGGATGAATGTTTGTCTGCAAATTTGGGGCCAGAGGACTACCAGACTCAGGAAGTTCTTGGGTCATTGATTTGGCACTTTGTTGGTCGAGGCGTCCCTGAAGACCCGCGACCCGTTGCTCAAGGCCTTGTACGTACGAGACGGGGTACATGCCCGTAGGCTCGTGGCTGGCCGGTAAACACTCTTTGGGGTATCAGATATGGCTTGCTAGCTACACCGTGGTATGAACGGGAATTACAAATAAAACTCACCAGCTTGCGCAGACCTGCAGTTTCGACACGCACCCCGATCTCGGCCCTCGCACCGCTGTATTTCTAGATCTGCAATCGTTGGCACGCCGTTGCTTTCTTCCGTCGGGGTCTTGGCGTACTCGGCTGTATAGAACCTCCTGTTGCGCTTTGATCTGGCTGCATGACGCTCTGCTCAGACTCTTTGCTGCGATAACGGGCTG
It encodes:
- a CDS encoding hypothetical protein (At least one base has a quality score < 10), coding for MYPVSYVQGLEQRVAGLQGRLDQQSAKSMTQELPESGSPLAPNLQTNIHPDLQGFTGHLDAFYMPSVPSQGNSFDLSTFQADNLFSISQQPPADEANYSTDTTRSLDPSMAAVVTDISVREGASFFQTYFEIIHPRYPFLDVEECSTAYIKWKAGEIATCGNNAWSTCLLKLIFANGAILQHAWSDNRTRQQLGLIFQEQNIISDFFLKPLACLQVMLLHAFHELHGESTERVVHIVGVAMRFAIFNGFHRLTNDGTYEIEMKIKAWWCIYCLDKVVAITLRIPPYPLDEWIDTPAYRVKHGPQFFMPWAVDAPGSSDGVLYTFDLRYFAHMCKIRRLHSEILTLSRQVDPGTIDQSLRKLLSEIDGWAKSKDVFTSSHPNAEGHASPLGVVYVAHMTRVVLYSSVPFEPASENTDKLLQACCDSCATFRALQKRKHLPKHWFDMLFVFQVGVVMVYILWRRSMPVSKVIDRAIRDCTAILSIFADRSQKIDIYRDCMELLASSISRVSTPGNIDTETRQELNLLLGQIEENSLASHVHAKLSEMCRTSIAEMDT